From a single Sphaeramia orbicularis chromosome 4, fSphaOr1.1, whole genome shotgun sequence genomic region:
- the LOC115417578 gene encoding zinc finger BED domain-containing protein 1-like produces the protein MPRHTNSKVWDHVTKLPFDKAKCKLCGKEIQVAGGMSKITRHLRRHHDIETTPHAASATLTEMFGGQNNYQALPSTSSSTSTVASATGSGSTTATTSTVTPFTLATKLANAKILPKKQHKIPGRLCHYMVKSLCPYSIVEDPYFRAFLNELNPSYKVPGRSEVSERFIPKMYEATLLSLKADMQGVEYAALTGDGWTSRVADHYLTLTVHFMKDWELNVRVLQMLKEEVSQTGDNNAAEIGQCLEDFSLKGKVEVMTTDNAKAMINATTSVRIRLSLNCFTHILNLSTQKAMSVPTVVTILAIIRPTVTYFWNSYLGKAVLQEKQKALGKPSHSLIHDCKTRWNSSYMMVESFMEQYPAVVAASLNDRLKKKGSFKKLQRCSDQDTEKMEQFLSVMKLPYKITVALSAEKRPTSGQVLPMMEKLKHHLVEKEDDDKFSKDIKGAIRKDLLTHYQEDTKTEFLQEATTLDPRFKGSPVVTEDVWNRITNNTEVGQAQEVRLQKEPGETAEPVPLQDCLEDTTPAKKAKLMAMEEIFQDEDEVVVTHVEPPVPVRLRVQAEILKFKSLPKLKSTDDVIAFWQGKADELPLLSRHTRKYLIVPGTSVLSERVFSTAGDIVSAERATLDPDSVNMLLFLN, from the exons ATGCCGCGACATACCAACAGTAAAGTGTGGGACCATGTCACAAAGCTACCTTTCGATAAagcaaagtgcaaactgtgtgGGAAAGAGATCCAGGTCGCTGGGGGAATGTCAAAAATCACAAGGCACTTGAGACGCCACCACGACATAGAGACAACCCCACATGCAGCCTCAGCCACATTGACGGAGATGTTTGGTGGGCAAAATAACTATCAAG CACTACCATCAACTTCCAGTTCCACTTCCACTGTGGCCAGTGCAACTGGTAGTGGTAGCACTACAGCAACAACATCAACTGTAACACCCTTCACCTTGGCCACGAAGCTTGCCAATGCCAAAATCCTCccaaagaaacaacacaaaatacccGGCAGGTTGTGTCACTACATGGTGAAATCTCTGTGCCCGTACTCCATCGTGGAAGACCCATATTTCCGTGCATTTCTTAATGAGCTGAACCCATCCTACAAAGTCCCAGGTCGTTCTGAAGTCTCAGAAAGATTCATCCCCAAGATGTATGAAGCCACACTTCTCAGTCTCAAGGCTGACATGCAGGGGGTGGAGTATGCAGCGTTGACAGGAGATGGCTGGACATCTAGAGTGGCTGACCATTACCTCACTCTGACTGTCCACTTCATGAAAGACTGGGAGTTGAATGTAAGGGTTCTGCAGATGTTGAAGGAGGAAGTTTCGCAGACAGGAGATAATAATGCGGCAGAGATCGGTCAATGTCTGGAGGATTTCAGCCTCAAGGGAAAGGTGGAGGTAATGACCACAGACAATGCTAAAGCAATGATCAATGCAACGACCAGTGTGAGGATTCGGCTGTCACTGAACTGTTTCACCCACATTCTAAATCTGTCGACACAGAAGGCCATGAGTGTGCCCACTGTAGTTACAATACTGGCCATCATCAGACCTACTGTCACTTACTTCTGGAACTCCTACCTTGGTAAGGCTGTGCTGCAGGAGAAGCAAAAGGCTCTGGGTAAACCAAGTCACAGCTTGATCCATGACTGCAAAACTCGCTGGAACAGCTCGTACATGATGGTTGAGAGCTTCATGGAGCAATACCCTGCAGTAGTGGCAGCATCCCTCAATGACAGGCTAAAGAAGAAGGGCAGTTTTAAGAAGCTACAGAGATGCTCCGACCAGGACACTGAGAAGATGGAGCAGTTCCTGAGTGTAATGAAGCTCCCCTACAAGATAACTGTTGCCTTGTCCGCTGAGAAAAGGCCAACGTCGGGACAGGTGCTTCCAATGATGGAGAAACTCAAACATCACCTGGTCGAGAAAGAGGATGATGACAagttcagcaaagatatcaaaggGGCTATCAGGAAAGATCTGCTAACCCACTACCAGGAAGACACAAAGACAGAATTCCTTCAGGAGGCCACCACCCTGGACCCCAGGTTCAAGGGCTCCCCTGTTGTTACCGAGGACGTGTGGAATAGGATCACAAACAACACTGAAGTTGGCCAGGCCCAAGAGGTGCGGCTGCAGAAGGAACCTGGGGAGACAGCTGAGCCTGTGCCACTACAGGATTGCCTTGAAGACACAACTCCTGCAAAGAAGGCCAAGCTGATGGCCATGGAGGAAATCTTCCAGGATGAGGATGAGGTTGTAGTCACTCACGTTGAGCCACCAGTGCCAGTTAGACTTCGGGTTCAGGCGGAGATTCTCAAGTTTAAATCCCTGCCAAAGCTGAAGTCAACAGACGATGTGATTGCTTTCTGGCAGGGGAAAGCCGATGAACTGCCTCTCCTCAGTAGGCACACCAGGAAGTACTTGATTGTGCCAGGTACAAGTGTGCTGAGTGAGCGTGTTTTCAGTACCGCTGGGGATATTGTAAGTGCTGAACGGGCAACACTGGACCCAGACAGTGTCAACATGCTCCTGTTCCTGAACTAG
- the LOC115418238 gene encoding Rieske domain-containing protein, translating to MASGCGDEEGNTEGGSWRLIGPASELSKKRCRLMYSSLGYDSDVCLFYVKGEFFAMDARCSHSGGPLCEGDIEEADGVLQVFCPWHDYDFDLRTGTSGTSLQQQVYEVKLEDGNVYVKHASDLSLQPFPVNQKT from the exons ATGGCTTCTGGCTGTGGAGATGAGGAGGGAAACACGGAAGGCGGTTCGTGGAGACTCATAGGCCCGGCCTCGGAGCTTTCCAAGAAGCGCTGCCGCCTCATGTACTCCTCCCTCGGCTACGACTCGGATGTGTGCCTCTTCTATGTCAAGGGGGAGTTTTTTGCCATGGATGCCCGATGTTCACACTCCG GCGGTCCTCTGTGTGAGGGGGACATTGAAGAGGCTGATGGGGTCCTGCAGGTCTTCTGTCCATGGCATGACTATGACTTTGACCTGAGGACTGGCACCTCAGGGACCTCACTACAG CAACAAGTGTATGAAGTCAAGTTGGAGGACGGCAATGTGTACGTGAAGCATGCCAGTGATCTGTCCTTACAGCCTTTTCCTGTGAACCAGAAGACCTGA